The DNA region ATGCTAAAACTATCAGCACAAAATGAAGAAAAGAAACTGAAATATGAATCTCAGATTAAAGCCCTGGCCAATACCTCGAAAAACTACAGGGGAAAACTGAAATCTATGGCTGCTATTAAACTTTACCAGCAGAAACAGGCCGAAGAGCTTCAAATCATTAAGTTATTAAGTCAATCCCCTGAAAAAGCAAGAGAATTTGAGTTGCTACTGTCAAAATTTGACAGCCTGTATGCCGTTTATGCTACAGTCGGTAAAAAAAACCTCTGGTATTCACAGTTTTTCAATGTCTCTCCCAATTTTGAAATTGCCCGGTTGCTGGTTTCCTATTACAAGGCATCTACTGATCCTCAGGTGAATAAAAGTGATTTAGAAAAAATTTATGGAATTACCCGTGCTAAAATTAATGAACTGATTGATAATCAAAATCTTGAGACAGACAGCCTGTTTGTCAGAAGATTGCTTGAAATGGCAATTCAGGAGCCGAATCTATTTTCATGGGTTCATCAATATTTTGGTCAGGAAAATACAGCAGTAAAGCTGACAATGTTTATTAAAAACGCTTACCATTCTTATTTTTCGAATAAGGTACTTATCCTAGGTCTTTTGGATAAACCTGCCAGTATCAGGAAAAGTAAAAACTTGTTTATTCAGTTGGTATTCAGTATGATAGATGATATGGCCAGGACATCTGAAGATTTCAGATTATTAAATTCAACCATTGATGCCTTGCTGCCTCAATATGTTGAACTAAAGATGCTCGCCACCGGCAATGAATTTATTCCTGATGCCAATTCTACTTTTCGCATGACTTATGGCTACATCAGAGGTTATTATCCTCAGGATGCTGTTTATTGCTTCCCTTTTACCACACTTGACGGGGTAATTGAAAAAATGGCACTTGGTGGCGAATATGAATTTTACCAACCTCTCGTAACTGCCATCGACAATACAAGAGTGGTTAGCAATGCTGAAAAACAGTCTGATAGCTTCACAGTGAACTTTTTATATAATGCCGATACTACCGGAGGAAACAGTGGCAGCCCCGTTTTAAACGCCTATGGCGAGCTGGTAGGTTTGAATTTCGACCGTACATTTGAAGCAACTATCAACGATTTTGCATGGAACGAATCCTACAGCCGCTCTATTGGCGTTGATATTCGTTACATTATTTTTGTCCTCGATAAAGTCAGTCATGCAGATTATGTTCTTCGTAATATTAAAAACTGAATGCTTATTAAAGTTCTGATTTTTGCTGCTATCTTTGTCGTTTGAATTTTTTACCTGAAATAGTTATTTTGAGTATTTCAACAACACAGGACTTTTTAAATTCGGGCAAACTGAGTCAGATAAGGAATTCCATTTTTTACGGGGAAGAAATGTTTACATCCCTATCCGGATTGATTTCTTCCGGCAAATATTCCTCTTTCTTTTTTATTTACGATGAAAATTCGTTTAAATTTTGCAGGAAAAAGATTGACAGTGAAATGAGTTACCTGCAACCCGCCCGCCACCTTGTTGTCCCTTCAGGAGAGTCTTCGAAATCATTACATTCAGTAGCTAATATTACTTCAAAAATGCTTGAAGCCGGAGCCGATCGCAATAGTCTGATAATCAATGTTGGTGGTGGTGTGGTGTGTGATTTGGGTGCTTTTTGTGCATCGGTTTTCAAACGGGGAATTGACTACATCAACATACCCACCAGTCTGATGGCCATGGTGGACGCTGCCATTGGCGGAAAAACAGCAGTCAACCTGAACGATTTCAAAAATCAGATAGGAACCTTTCATTTTCCTTTGGCTGTTGGCATTCATCTCGATTTTCTCAAAACTCTTCCGGCAGATGAACTTCATTCCGGCTTTGCTGAAGTAGTTAAGTATGCCCTTCTCTTTGATGCTGAATTATGGGAACAGTTGCAAATCATGTTGAACACCCAGCGTATTGACATCACTACTGAACTGATTGACAAATGTGTATCATTTAAACTGAATATTGTCGAAAAAGATCCTTTTGAAAAGGGAGACAGAAAATTGTTAAATGCCGGACATACTGTCGGACATGCACTTGAATCATTTTCTTTTCAGAAAAATAGCCCCATTTCACATGGAAAGGCAGTTGCGCAGGGCCTGGTCATTGAAAGCTTTCTGGCAAAGGAAATGAAAATGTTGTCTTCAGACCATTATCAGCAAATAGAGCGAAGCATTTCAAATTTTTATGGTGATATAGCAATAGAAGAGGCCGACATCCCTGTTTTAATTGAATTTTTACTGGCAGATAAGAAAAACAGGAACAATAATATTGCCTTTACTTTAATTAAAGCTCCGGCAAATGCTGAAAAAGATATTTTAATTGATAAGGATTTGGTAAACGAATTATTAGTAAAATTTAGCCATGAAGAAAATCAAAATTGAAAGCATTAATCCTAAAATCGAAGGAAAAATCATACTCCCGAGTTCCAAAAGTATCAGCAACCGAGCACTGGTGATCAGGGCATTAAGTGGTCA from Sphingobacteriales bacterium includes:
- a CDS encoding S46 family peptidase, translating into MRRCFLLQYFRLKSFMLIALWITLAFNSYADGGMYPVNQLDSAKLKSAGLKISVKDIYNPNGVSLMQAIVSLGGCTGSFVSPDGLILTNHHCVFSAVAALSTTQNNILQNGFSAVDRESEIPLKGMSVKIMINYEDVSTKVLKDVEKISDPIKRKDLIEANIQMVLREEKNKNPDMMVELSEMMTGKSYIIIRYQFFKDVRLVYVPPKAIGEFGGETDNWMWPRHSGDFSFIRVYTAPNGSPSAYSGDNIPLKPSKYIQINTNGVKENDFIFILGYPGRTFRNRPSAFVNYSEKVQMPFIADYFEYRINEMLKLSAQNEEKKLKYESQIKALANTSKNYRGKLKSMAAIKLYQQKQAEELQIIKLLSQSPEKAREFELLLSKFDSLYAVYATVGKKNLWYSQFFNVSPNFEIARLLVSYYKASTDPQVNKSDLEKIYGITRAKINELIDNQNLETDSLFVRRLLEMAIQEPNLFSWVHQYFGQENTAVKLTMFIKNAYHSYFSNKVLILGLLDKPASIRKSKNLFIQLVFSMIDDMARTSEDFRLLNSTIDALLPQYVELKMLATGNEFIPDANSTFRMTYGYIRGYYPQDAVYCFPFTTLDGVIEKMALGGEYEFYQPLVTAIDNTRVVSNAEKQSDSFTVNFLYNADTTGGNSGSPVLNAYGELVGLNFDRTFEATINDFAWNESYSRSIGVDIRYIIFVLDKVSHADYVLRNIKN
- the aroB gene encoding 3-dehydroquinate synthase — protein: MSISTTQDFLNSGKLSQIRNSIFYGEEMFTSLSGLISSGKYSSFFFIYDENSFKFCRKKIDSEMSYLQPARHLVVPSGESSKSLHSVANITSKMLEAGADRNSLIINVGGGVVCDLGAFCASVFKRGIDYINIPTSLMAMVDAAIGGKTAVNLNDFKNQIGTFHFPLAVGIHLDFLKTLPADELHSGFAEVVKYALLFDAELWEQLQIMLNTQRIDITTELIDKCVSFKLNIVEKDPFEKGDRKLLNAGHTVGHALESFSFQKNSPISHGKAVAQGLVIESFLAKEMKMLSSDHYQQIERSISNFYGDIAIEEADIPVLIEFLLADKKNRNNNIAFTLIKAPANAEKDILIDKDLVNELLVKFSHEENQN